Proteins encoded in a region of the Rutidosis leptorrhynchoides isolate AG116_Rl617_1_P2 chromosome 9, CSIRO_AGI_Rlap_v1, whole genome shotgun sequence genome:
- the LOC139868415 gene encoding uncharacterized protein, translated as MPEISCRMAKWAIELDKHEISFLPRNSVKGQVIADFLVELPSDMIKQGETSVTRRDTNEFWELYTDGASNEEGDGIGLLLVFPKKEEITYAILLKFAASNNEAEYEALLDGLRMAKSIDVQQLAAYIDSQLVASQLNGSFEARDTSMQKYLELAKFLVKNFITFEIKQILRNRNKKANALSKLASLLYDHFTKKVIVEVL; from the coding sequence ATGCCAGAAATTTCCTGCAGGATGGCAAAATGGGCAATTGAACTTGACAAGCATGAAATCAGCTTTCTCCCAAGGAATTCAGTCAAGGGCCAAGTTATAGCTGACTTCCTGGTGGAACTCCCCTCTGATATGATCAAACAAGGCGAAACTTCGGTCACACGAAGGGACACGAACGAATTCTGGGAACTATATACAGACGGGGCATCCAACGAGGAAGGAGACGGCATAGGTCTGCTCCTCGTATTTCCAAAAAAAGAAGAAATAACCTACGCTATCCTGCTAAAGTTCGCTGCCTCAAACAACGAGGCCGAGTACGAAGCCCTGTTGGACGGATTACGCATGGCAAAGAGTATCGATGTGCAACAGCTTGCGGCTTACATCGACTCGCAACTAGTAGCAAGCCAGTTAAATGGTAGTTTCGAAGCTAGGGACACATCAATGCAAAAATACCTAGAGCTCGCAAAATTTCTAGTCAAAAACTTCATAACATTCGAAATCAAGCAAATACTCCGCAACCGTAACAAGAAAGCGAATGCCTTAAGCAAGCTTGCCTCCCTGCTATACGATCACTTCACCAAAAAGGTTATTGTAGAGGTACTTTAA